From the Sphingomonas brevis genome, the window AAGGGGCGATGAAGCTGCTCAATAATATTTCAGCGCCTCGGCCTCGGTCTTCTTGATCCAGGTGTCCTTGCAGATCGTATAGGCATTGCTGTCGTCGGGGTGCTTGGCAGCGCAACTCTCTTTCATCCGCTGATAAGCCTCCGCCATTTCCGGGCGCGCACGGAGATAGTCGCGGAATGCGATGTGGCGGCGAATGCTGTGATCGCCGTCGGCGTAACAGTGGAGGTGGAATCGGCGAAGGCCGCTGTCCGGGTCGCTGAGCGTGCAGAAGCGCCGGCCTTCCAACCCATATTCGCCGTGCCATGCGTAGCCGAGCGCTTCGATCGCGGATCTTGAAGCCTCGATCTTTTCAAGGTCGGGCGTAACCCCGACCAGGTCGATGATCGGCTTGGCCGCGATTCCCGGGATCGCGGTCGATCCGACATGATGCATCTCAATAATCGCGGGCCAGATGGCCTTGAGGATGCGGGCCGCCTCCACGCTCGCCTGCTCGGCCCATTGTGGGTCGTGAGGCAGGAGTCGGACTGCATATGGCGGCAGCATGGTCATTTCGTGCTCGGAACCATCGCCTGTTTCAAGTGCCATCGTCATTATTCGACAATGAGCGCCTGCCATCGGTCAAGCCCCCGCCCTCTTTGCGCCCGATTTCGTTGCGAAAGCGCTTGCCTCTCACTAGGACGCGACAATGACCGACCGAGCCGAAACCGAAGCCAAAGTGAAGGCCCTGATCGAGCCTTTCAACAAGAAGGGGATTGCAGTTAGCGACGCGACCCGCTTCGCCCAGGACCTCGAATGGGACAGCCTGACGGTTCTCGACTTCGTCGCCAATATTGAGGACGAATTCGATATCCTCATCACCATGAACCAACAGGCCGAAATCGAAACGGTCGGGCAGCTGGTCGAGGCAGTCGGCAAGCTAAAGGCGGCTTGATTTGAGCGACCTGTTTTCCAAGTTCGATCCACTGATCGAAACCCGCGAGCAATTGCTTTCGACCGGCCTCACCGATCCGTTCGGGCTGGTCATGGAAAAGGTGATTTCGCCGACGGTCGCCATTTGCAACGGCCGCGAGACCATCCTGCTCGGCACCTACAATTACATGGGAATGACCTTCGACCCCGATGTGGTCGAAGCCGGCAAGCAGGCACTCGACGAATATGGTTCCGGCACCACCGGCAGCCGCGTCCTCAACGGCACATATGCCGGTCACAAGGCGGTCGAGCAGGCGCTGATGGACTTTTACGCCATGGACCATGCCATGGTGTTTTCGACCGGCTACCAGGCCAACCTCGGAATTATTTCGACGGTGGCCGGCAAGGACGATTACATCATTCTCGACATCGACAGCCACGCGTCGATCTATGACGGGTGCGCGCTGGGCAATGCCCAGATCGTGCCGTTCCGCCACAATGACATCGGCGCGCTGGAGAAGCGCCTCCAGCGAGTCCCGCCGGGAGCCGGCAAGCTGGTGGTGCTGGAGGGCGTCTATTCGATGCTGGGCGACATTGCGCCGCTCAAGGAAATGGTGGCCGTGTCCAAGGCCCATGGCGCGATGGTGCTGGTCGACGAGGCGCATTCGATGGGCTTCATCGGCGAGCATGGTCGCGGCGTTGCCGAGGCGCAGGGGGTAATGGATGACGTCGACTTTATCGTCGGCACATTTTCGAAATCGGTCGGGACGGTCGGCGGGTTCTGTGTCTCAAACCACCCCAAGTTCGAGATCCTGCGGCTAGTCTGCCGGCCTTATGTGTTCACCGCGTCGCTGCCGCCTAGCGTGGTGGCGACTGCCGCGACCTCCATTCGCAAGCTGATGCACGGGTCGAACAAGCGCGCCCATCTCTGGGAAAACAGCAAGAAGCTGCATGCCGGGCTCAAGGCATTGGGCTTCACCCTGGGCACGGACGAACCGCAATCGGCCATCCTTGCGGTGATCATGCCCGACCTCGAACGCGGCGCTGCGATGTGGGAGGCGCTGCTGCACGAAGGGCTTTACGTCAATCTCGCCCGGCCGCCGGCAACGCCGGCGGGTATGACCCTGCTTCGCTGCTCGCTATGCGCCGAGCACTCGAGCGAACAGGTCGACGAGATTCTCGGCATGTTTGAGGCGGCCGGCCGAAAGACCGGCGTGATCGGCTGATCCACAGCTTATTTTCGAGGGGGTTTCGCCCAAGGAATCCGGCGGTTACAGTGACATCATGACGCCAGCGGAAGAACCCAGGTTCGACTGGCGCCGCGGGGGCGCCGCGGCGGTGGCGCTGTTCGCCACGCTGGTTCTCCTCGGCATGGTCGTGCTGGTCGCGATCACCAACAGCGCACGCGACAAGGCTCTTCAGGCCGAGCGGCACGCCTATGACGTGGCCCTGCTGACCCGCACGGCCGATGCCAGCATCGCTCGCGCCGAGGCTGCCGTGGGGCGGTTTGCCCTAGACCAAAATGCGGCGATCAGCGGCAGCCGCTACTATGCCCAATGGCGCCTCGCCGGACAGCAGATTTCCCAGCTGGAGCGATCGGTTTCGACCGACGCCGCGCAGCGCCGTCGGGTCGAAGAACTGAAACAGCTGTTCAACGAACGCGGGCAGCAGTTCAGCGACGTCGCCCGCTACAGCTCCGCGCGCCAGAAGGACTACGGCCTCCGCTATTATTATTCGATCTCGCTCAAGCAGGGCGAGCTGGCGGATACGGGGACCCGGTTAAGGGCCAAGCTGGTCGAAATAGCGGAAGCCGAGCGGGGCGCGCTGTCACAGAAAATCGAGGAATCCCAGTTCTTTTCCGCAGAAGCCGACCGGCTTACCGACTATCTGAGCTGGCTCGGCGTGATCGTCGGGCTGTTCGCCATCTTCATGGGTTATATCGCCGTCCAGGCACTGCGGCAGAACGTGACGGCGCGGCGCGAAGCAGAAAACGAGGCAGAGCGCGCCCAGGTGCTTGAGCAGGCGGTCCGTGAACGGACCCAGGAACTGTGGGAGGCCAACCAGGCGCTGAAGGCGGAGGCGATCGAGCGCCAGGCGGCCGAGGCTCAGCTTCGTCAGGTCCAGAAGATGGAAGCTGTCGGTCAGCTGACCGGCGGCATTGCTCATGACTTCAACAATATGCTGGCCGTGGTGGTTGGCGGCATCGACCTTGCCCGGCGCCGGCTGGACGGACCGCGGCGCGAAGTGATGGCCCACCTTACCAACGCAATGGAGGGCGCGACGCGCGCTGCCGCCTTGACCCGCCGGCTGCTGTCGTTTGCCCGCTCCGAGCCGCTGCTTCCGGAGCGGCTTGACGCCTCGATCCTGTTGGCCGGCATGAACGAGTTACTCGACCGCACGCTGGGAGAGCGGATTAAGGTTACGACCAAGTTGGCCGAGGACGCCTGGCCGGTCTTCGTCGACCCGCATCAGCTTGAGAATGCGATTCTCAATCTCGCGGTTAACGCGCGCGATGCCATGGATGGAACCGGAAAACTTACCATCCGTACGCATAATCGGAAATTGCAGGCCAACGCAGTCGGAGACATTCGGGCCGGCGAATATCTCGTGATCCAAGTGAAGGATACGGGTTGCGGCATGACCGCAGAGGTCAGGGAACGGGCCTTCGAACCCTTCTTCACGACCAAAGCGGTCGGCAAGGGGACCGGCCTGGGGCTTAGCCAGATTTTCGGCTTCGCTCACCAGTCCGGCGGCGAGGTCGGAATCGAAAGCGAAGTGGGTAAAGGGACCACGGTGTCGATCTACCTGCCGCGGACCGAAGCCCAAGCCAGCAATGTCCGGACCCATCCGGCGATGCAGGCCAAGGCAGAGGAGGATATGACCGTACCTGGAGCGCGACTCCTGCTTGTCGAGGACGATCCGCGAGTCCGGACCGCGACGGTCGGGGCGCTTGAGGACCTCGGCTATGAGCCGATCGCCTGTTCCAGCGGGGCAGAAGCGCTGGCGCTGTTCGACAGCATGGAGTTCGACCTGGTCATTTCCGACGTGATCATGCCTGAAATGACTGGGCCGGAAATGGTTCGCGAGCTTAAATCGCGCCGCTCCGATGTCGCGGTGCTGTTCGTCACCGGCTATGTTGGCGAAGGCGACGGCGACGAACTCGTTGGCTATGACCTGCTGAGAAAACCCTTCACCGTCAGCACCCTGGCCAGTGCGGTCGCCGGAGCCATCGCCCGCCGGCCTACCGAATCGCGCCCGATCGGAGGAGCCGCGGCAGCAGGCTGATCGCTGCCAGAAGCGGGTGCCGTTTCTGCCACGGCTTCAATTCGATGCTGGTGCCGGCGTGGCGATTGATCTTCCACGCAATATATTCGGCCCCACCGGCATAGGTCGCGCTGGCCTTGGCGAGCCGAATGACCGAAAGCAGCTTGCCTTCGACCCTGCGACGCAGCCAGCCGCCGCCTGGAATCGCCGGATCGATCGCAGCGACCGCCGCCGGTGAAAATCGTTCGTAGCGGTCCAGATCGGCGTCGACCACCGACCCGGCCCGCCCTTTGCGCTCGGCCCTAAGTTCGGCCGAATAGGTCAGCGCGAACGCCCGGCGCCACCAGTCGAGCACCGGCTCCCCCTTTATCCTGCCCGCCGCGGCGAGCAGGGTCGGCGCGGCACGCGATACCGCCATGACCGCAGAACTTTGAGCGGCCATGTCCGCGCTCCACGCCAGGCGCGATGGCTGAGCAAAGCGCGCCCACACCGAAACGCTACGGGTTTCCGGCCCGTTGAGCCGATAAAAATCCCGCTCGCTAAGCACGGCATATTTGGCCGCGAGGCCATCACTCTGGAAGGGAAATACATTGGGCGGAATCAGCTGGTTCGCCCGCGCCAGCCATGGCTTTTCATAAGCCGATCGGTAATCGGACACGATCAGATAGAAATCGAGCATCAGCCCTTCGAGCTGCTTTTCGCGAAGGCAGCTGCCGTAGAAGAGGACCGCGCGGCTCGCAGTGCCATGTTTCGCCGCGATTGCCGCGGCCATGGCGGCAACCCTCGGATCGACCGGTTGGCGCAACTCCGCCTCGACCAGCTCGGGAAGTAGTTCAGCCATTGGTTCGCCTCAAGCGGCGAGGCGCACGAACGACAGCGGCTGAGCCGGGCGAAGCAGGATCGGCTTGCCGACACCTGCACGAAAGGTCTCGCCGTCGAGAATAACCTTGCTCGCATCCCCTTCGATCGCGATTTCGTCGGCTTCCTCGACATGAACCCCGTCGAGCTTAGTCCAGCCGAGATCGCCGACCAGGCTGGCCAAGAATGCGCGAAGCAGCGTGAAGGGCTTCTGCTCCACGGCAACGAATTTAAGCGGGCCGCTGCCCCCCGAGCCTACCTCGTGGGACAGCAGCAGCCGTTCGAGCGTGGTGACGAACATGAAGGAAAAGCGCGCGGTAATCGCCCCTTCGCGGCGGACCTGGATGCTCATCATTTCCGGTTCGGGCGGCAGGAAACTTGCGCGCAAGCCAAACAATTGCCGCACCACCACCGCGATGGCGGTGATGAAATGGCTGATGCTGTTGGGCAGGCCCAGCGGATAGACCCGCTCGCGGCAATAGAGCATGATGTCGGCAAGCCCGGCGCCGCCGAGGAACATGCCGATGACCGGGGTGATCCCGGTCTCTCCGCCGGACAACGAGATCAGTTCGCGCGCGACCAAATAGGGCGACATGTCGGCCCGAGCGATGCCCAGCAGCTTGTCGAGCGCTTCCACCGGATCGCCTCGCGCACCAAGGTCCAGGGCGATCAAATTGGTCTTGCCACTGGGCAGGACAGCTACCGGTGGCGCCGCGGTGCCGAAGTAGCCGCCATTGTGAAGCTCGGTCAGGACGGCCTGTACCGTGCCGTCGCCGCCATTAATCGCGAGCACCGCCGGTTCGATCCGGGCGATGGTCCGCATCGCGTCGCCAATCTGGCTGGCTGCTTCCACCTCGTAATGGAAGATATCGGGATGTTCGGCGCAAAAGGCGCGGATACGCGGAAGCTGGGCAAGATTGCCCGTCGACCTGGGATTGCTGATCAGGGCGATCCGAGGCCGTGCCATCAGCTGCCCGCAGGCCCTACGCCAAGGCCTTTGACATAGAGCAACCTGACGCCAACCCGAGCCGGGCCGTTGCCAACCGTGAAGGCGGCCTTGGAAAAGGACGGCTTTGGATTGAACAGGCTGACTTTGGGATCGCGGGAATAGCCTCCGCCATCCTGCCGGTCGCGCCCACCATTGCGGTTGAAATCATGATGTACCGCGACGGCGTACCGCCCCGGTGCAGGCACCGGCATGCAAATGTCCATTGCGGTGCCGGTGACGGGAACCTTGACCTTGCCGATGCGGCCGCCCTTGGACAGCCAGCGATCGGCGTCTCCGCCATAAAGCGATACTTTCAACTGTCCGCGCGGTTGCTTGAGGCCCGCGACATGGACCAGCACGGAGGGCTTGCCTGCCGTACAGTCGGTGGCAGTGCCGGCCGGGACAGCCAGGGCGAGCGCCGTCGTCGCCGCCGAAAGGGCAGCGCCACCGATCAACACGGGGATCGCCGATTTGGACATGATTTTCCCAACCGCTTCGCTATAGGCACAAGCGGCGCCGCGGCTCTGCCCATTCCCGCATTCGGAATCGGCGAGGCCCGACGCCCCGGTAGCCGTGTCGGCCCGCTTTGCGGCCAAATCATGGTGCCGCGTGGACGAAAAGGTGCCGAGGGTCTCAAGCTTGCAGCTAGTCGATCGCTATCTTGCGCGAAACATCGCGGTTCCGTTGATCGGAACGCTGGTGCTAGCGGCAATGCTGCTCGTGCTCGACAAGATGCTGAGGCTGTTCGATTTCGTGATCAACGCCGGCGGACCGGTCAGCGTCGTCTGGCGGATGCTCGCCAACCTGCTTCCCGAATATTTCTCGCTTGGCATTCCGATCGGACTGCTGCTCGGAATCATCCTCGCGTTCCGCAAGCTGGCGCTGTCGTCTGAACTGGATGCGATGCGGGGCATCGGCATCAGCTATGCGCGCCTGCTGCGGGTTCCGTATATTTTCGCGATCGGCCTGTTGCTGGTCAACATCGCCATCGTCGGCTGGGTCGATCCCTATGCGCGCTACCGTTACGAGGGGCTTCGGTTCGAACTGAAGTCAGGGGCGTTGGGCGCGTCGATCAAGGTCGGCGAATTCAACCAGTTCGGGCGGCGAATGACCCTCCGCATCGACGGCAGCGAGCAGAACGGCACCCGGCTTCGCGGCATCTTCACCGCGCTCGACGATAAATCCGGCACCCGCATTTCCGCGACCGCTGCCGAAGGTCAGTTCCTTTCAACTGACGATCCCGACATCATCATCTTTCGCCTGAAGCGAGGCCGCCTGGTGCAGGAAGGTCCGAACTTCGCGACACCCAGGACGCTGTCGTTCAACAGCTATGATCTGCCGATCAACCTTCCCGCGACGGACGCCTTTCGCGGGCGGGGCGGCAATATCGAAAAGGAACTGGTGCTCCCGGAAGTCTGGTCTCGCGCATATGGCGGCAAGGCTCCGAGCAGAGAGCATGAACTTGCCGCGCGGGCAAATCTCCATTTCCGGCTGGTCGAGATCGCGATGATGCTGATGCTTCCGCTGCTGGGCGTCGCGCTGGCGGTCCCGCCCAAGCGAAGTAACAGCTCGCTCGGCATTTTTGTCGGAATCGTGCTGGTGGTGACCTATCACAAGATCAACCAATATGCCGAAGATGCCGGCGCTCAGGGTCGCATGCAGCCCGAGCTCGCGCTGTGGCTTCCGTTCATTGCATTGGTGATACTGATCCTGTGGATGTACCACGTCCTCGCCCATCGGCCCGGAGGCCAGCCGATCGGCGCGCTCGAGGCCATATTCACGAAGGTGGGCAAAACCGTTCGCAAGGTCACGCCGAAGCGCAAGTTCAAGCGGATCGAGAGCACGGCATGATCAACCTCGACTTCATGCCTTCGCGCCAACTGGCGCTTTACGCCGCGCGACTGTTCCTGACCCGCAGCCTGGCCGTATTGATCATGTTGGTCTTGGTGCTGATGACTCTCGACCTGCTCGGGGAGTCCGGCAAAATCCTGAAGGTGCCCGGCAATGGCGAGGCTGAGCTGTGGCGCTATGTGTCGCTGCGCGTCCCGCTGCTGGTTTCGCGATTCCTGCCTTTCTCGGTCCTGCTCGGGGCGCTGATCGCCTTCGCCGGCCTGAACCAGCACAGCGAAGTCGTATCAATGAAGGCAGCCGGACTGTCGGCCCATCAGATCCTGGCGCCGATGATTGTCGCCAGCTTCGGTGTCGCCGTCGCGCTGTTCGCCTTCAATGAACTGGTCGTGGTCAAGTCGGCACGCACGATCAATGCCTGGACCGACGCGGACTATAAGCCGATCCCGCCCGCCAGCGGCATCCTTTCAAACGTTTGGATCCGCGATGGAGACAATATCGTCCGGGCACGCATCGTTACCGGCCGGGGGGCGAAAACCGAGCTGCACGACGTTTCCATTTATGGCCGCGAGCATGGCGCGCTGGCCAGCGTGACCGACGGCGAACGGGCCGTGCAGGTTCCGGGCGGCTGGCGGTTGGATAAGGTCCGAACCTACGATGCCCGGATGAACATCGTCATGAGCCGGCCGCAGGAAATCGTCCTGCGGGACGTCGAGCCGAGCCGCTTCACCCTCGCCCGGGTCGATCCCGACGAGCGGGACTTCGTCGCGCTTCGCGGGGAAATCGACGCACTGGCGGCGGCGGGACGGCCAACCGATGAAGCGAGGACCGGCTGGTGGCACAAGATCAGTGGCCCGCTCTCCACCATGCTGATGCCATTGCTCGCGGCAACCGCGGCCTTCGGGTTGGCGCGGTCGGGACATGTGCTGCTCCGCGCAACGATCGGCATGGCGCTGGGCTTCACCTATTTCGTGGCCGACAACTTCAGCCTGGCGCTGGGCAATTATGGCGCTTACCCGCCGTTCCTGGCTGCGTGGGCGCCGTTCCTGCTGTTCCTACTGATCGGCGAGTTCGTCCTGATCAGGCAGGAAGAGTAGAGGATTAGCGGCCCTTCCAGCTGCTGACGGCGAGCCTCACGACCAGCGGCGACAGGCCGGGGTAATTCGAACGATAGTAAGGCGACTCCGCGTCAAGCTCGGCGGATATCCGGCGATGAGCCTCGCCCAGCGCATGGTAGGGCAGCCCCGGCAACAGATGATGGAGCGCATGGTAGCGGAGCCCGACCGGCGCCCAAAGCGCCGGCATTGTCGCCGGCGGCGGGACGTTGACGCTGTCGAGATATTGTTCGGTCACCGTCATCGGCTCGCCGTCATTCTCCCATAGATGAGCGACGAGCGTGCGGATCTGGTTCAGGAACATCACGCCTGAGGAAATGACGATGAACATCAGGAAGGCGCGCAGCGGGACGATACCCGTCGCGACCAGTGCGAGCAGGCTGATCGCCCAGACGCTGGCGGCGGCTTCCTGGATCGTCCAGCGGCGCTTGAAGTCACCGGCCGGAAACGGCCGGCGGAAGCGCGGATTGATTTGCAGCCCCGAATATTTGGCGACCACCGCTTCGCGCAGGCCTGGCGAAAGCATCGAAAGCGGGGCCAATATTCCGAACCGGATCAGCATGCCGACCGGGGCAAGCGCCGCGGCGATCAGGAACACGGGAAGAGTCCAGGGATGCATCAGCGCCAGTGGCAGATATTCCGGATCCTCGGCCGTCCCGTAATATGTCTTGGCATGGTGCTGATTATGAACGCCTTCGTACATGAAGGACGGTATCAGTAGCGGAATTCCGACCAGCGCGTTCCACGCCCAGTAAAAGCCGGGCACGGCGTTGGGCTTCAAATGAGTGATCTCATGAATGAAGCTGCCGGCGCGATAGAGCGCCAGGACCGCAATCAGGCCGGCCGCGACCGCTAACAGGGTCGAGTTGGCGACAATGGCGATGGTGAGGCCGCCATAGCCGATCAGGGCCGAGCCAAGCATGTCGCCCCAGTAAATGGCCGGCCTTGCAACATTGAGGTCGCGGGTCAGATTGGCGGCTGCCTTGAGCATCGCCTTATCGTCGCCGCGTGGCAGGGGCACGGCTCCGCCGGCGGGAACGGGTGCGCAAACGCGGTCAAGGGCGACTGACTTATTCATGGGATTGCGGCCACTTGCAGGAGATAGTGGCACCATCGTGGCGGTGAAAGGGCCACGCACGGGCCAGCGGCGCCCTGGCACAAGCGATTAATCGGTTGCGCCAATCCCTGCCTCCTGCAACGGACAGGGCCATGAGCTCAGAAATTGTCATCCGCCCGGTTTTGAACAAGGCCGACCGCAAGGCATTCGTCGACTTCGCCTGGGAGGTTTATGAGCACGACCCAAGCTGGGTTCCGCCCCTTAAGGACGAGGTCCATGGACTGCTCGATCCCAGGAAGAACCCCTGGTTCGGGCACGGCAAGGCGCAGCTGTGGCTGGCGGAGCGCGACGGCAAGATCGTCGGCCGCATCAGCGCCCAGATAGACGATCTGGTGCAGACCCATATGCAGCCGGGCACCGGCCAGTGGGGCATGTTCGAAGCGCTTGACGGGGAGTCCGCCGCCGTTCTGATCGCGACGGCCGAGGACTGGCTTCGGGGCGAGGGAATGACCAGCGCCCTGGGGCCCATCTCAATATCCATTTGGGATGAGCCGGGGCTGCTGATCGAGGGATTCGATGAGGCGCCCCTGGTCATGATGGGCCATCACCGCCCCGAATATCGGGCATGGATTGAGGCGGCCGGATACGGGAAAGCGAAGGACCTCCATACATTTGAGCTTGATATCCGGATCGACATGATCCCGGTGATCGAGCGGCTCATCAAGTCGGGCGAGGCCAACGACCGCATCCGAATTCGCGATGTCGACAAGTCCAACTTCGACAAGGAAGCGGCGATCATCCTCGACATTTTGAATGACGCCTGGTCGGACAATTGGGGCTTTGTCCCGCTGACTGACGCCGAAATCGCTTATGCGGGCAAGAAGCTGAAGCCGATCATCGTCGAGGATCTGGTGAAGATCGCCGAGGTAGACGGTGAGCCGATGGCGTTCATGATCACAATTCCCGACATGAACGAGATGATCCGCGACCTTAACGGGAAGCTGTTTCCGTTCGGGTTCATCAAGCTGCTGTGGCGGCTCCACAAAGTGACGACCCGCCGGGTGCGCGTACCCTTGATGGGCGTGCGCAAATCGCTCCAGGGCGGCCGCATGGCGAGCCAGCTTGCCTTCATGCTGATCGAGTTCACCCGCCGGGTCTGCGTCGACAAATATGGCATCTACATTGGCGAGTTCGGCTGGGTGCTTGAAGATAATCAGGGGATGATGTCGATCGCCCAATTGCCTGGCGCCGGGATCAATCACACTTACCGGATCTATCAAAAGGCGCTGTGATTCATGGATATCGACTGGAACCGGACCGTATTGCTGCCAATCGACATGCAGCGGGCATTTGATGGTCCGCCCTGGCCGAAGCGCTGGAATGACCGTGTCGACGAGAATGGGCGGGCCTTGCTCTGCAAATGGCGCGAGGCCGGTCGGCCGATCATCCATGTCCGCCATGATTCGGTCGCCGAAGGATCGACGCTGGGCGGCGGGACTGACGGCAACCGGTTCCGGCCTGGGTTCGAGCCTCAGGACGGTGAGCCTGTAGTCAGCAAGAGCGTCAACAGCGCCTTCATCGGCACGGACCTCGACCTGAGGCTGCGCCGGCTCGGCGCCCGTCATGTCGTCGCATTCGGCATTTCGACCGACATGTGCGTGTCGACCACCGTTCGTACCGGATCGAACATGGGCTGGGACATGCTGCTTGCCGACGACGCTTGCGATTGCTTCGAGTTACCCGACGGCAAAGGGGGCAGGATCCCGGCAGAGGCAGTCCAGGCCGCGCATGTCGCGACACTGGGCTTCGAATTCTGCAAGGTCCTGTCGACCGCGGACTTGCTGAAGGCCTAAGCCAGTTCGATCATTACCGGGGCGTGGTCGGAGGCCTTTTCCTCGCCTCTTGCCCATTTATGGACTTCCGCGCTGCGCAGCCGGTCCGCGGCCTGGGGCGAGCAGAGCAGGTGGTCGATGCGGAAGCCCGCGTCTCGCGGCCAGGCGCCGGCCGTATAATCCCAGAAGGTATAGAGCCGCTCTTCATCGGGATGCAGCGTCCTCAACGCATCGGTCCATCCCTGATTGACGATGCGACGGAAGGCGGCCTGGCTTTCCGGCTGGAACAGCGCGTCATTGGCCATGGCCCGGCGGGAGAAGGTGTCGCGATCCTCCGGAATGACATTGAAGTCGCCGGCAAGGACCGCCGGCCGTTCCTCCTCAAGGATCGCCGCCGCCCGCTGGCGCAGCCGGTTCATCCAGCTGAGCTTATATTCGAATTTCTCGGTGCCGATGGGATTGCCGTTGGGAAGGTAGATCGACGCCACCACCAGGCCGTCGACGTCGGCTTCGATGTAGCGGCTATGGGTGTCGTCCGGATCTCCGGGCAATCCTATTTGCCGAAGGCCGGGCTGCTTGCCCCTGGCGAGGATGGCAACACCATTGAAGCCCTTCTGGCCGTGCCAAACCGCATGATAGCCCGCCCCTTCGATGTCGCCGATCGGCAGTGAATCGTCGGCGCACTTCAGCTCCTGCAGGCAGACAACGTCAGGCGCCTCACGCTCGAGATATTCGAGGAGGCGTGGCAGCCGTGCGCGGATGCCATTGATGTTGAAAGTGACGAGCTTCATACCCGTCACCTACCCAAACGAACTCGTCATTGCGAGCATGGCGAAGCAATCCAGGGGCGCATGGATTGCCGCGTCGCTTTACTCCTCGCAATGACGCTAGACGCTAGACGCTGAAGCTTGAGCCGCAACCACAGCCCGACGCGGCATTGGGATTAGTCACTTTGAACGAGGCGCCGCCCAAATCCTCGACATAGTCGACTTCGGATCCTTGCAGCAGCTCGAGGCTGACCGGGTCGATCACCAGATCAACGCCGTCCGTGCTGGTTACCTGATCGTCCGCTTCAGGCTCGCCAAGCTCGAACTTGTAGGTGAAACCCGCGCAGCCGCCGCCGTCAACCGACAGGCGGAGTACGGCAGCCTTGCCTTGCCTGGTGGCGATGAAGGCGACGCGCTTGGCTGCGCTGGGGGAGAGGCTGACCATGTTCACAACCGCGAGATAGGCTCGCGGCGTTCAAGCGGCAAGGTTAGCGCTTGGCGCTGTTCGGGCCACCGAGAGCAACGGCGTCCATCGAATGGGTGCCGGCACCGTTCTTCTGCATCGCCAGCAGATAGTCGTTCGACTTCATGAACGGGATAGGATTGACGGCATGATCGTCGATCCGGACTTCATAATGAAGGTGGCTGCCGGTCGAACGGCCGGTC encodes:
- a CDS encoding DUF2141 domain-containing protein, whose product is MSKSAIPVLIGGAALSAATTALALAVPAGTATDCTAGKPSVLVHVAGLKQPRGQLKVSLYGGDADRWLSKGGRIGKVKVPVTGTAMDICMPVPAPGRYAVAVHHDFNRNGGRDRQDGGGYSRDPKVSLFNPKPSFSKAAFTVGNGPARVGVRLLYVKGLGVGPAGS
- a CDS encoding LptF/LptG family permease, which encodes MPRVSSLQLVDRYLARNIAVPLIGTLVLAAMLLVLDKMLRLFDFVINAGGPVSVVWRMLANLLPEYFSLGIPIGLLLGIILAFRKLALSSELDAMRGIGISYARLLRVPYIFAIGLLLVNIAIVGWVDPYARYRYEGLRFELKSGALGASIKVGEFNQFGRRMTLRIDGSEQNGTRLRGIFTALDDKSGTRISATAAEGQFLSTDDPDIIIFRLKRGRLVQEGPNFATPRTLSFNSYDLPINLPATDAFRGRGGNIEKELVLPEVWSRAYGGKAPSREHELAARANLHFRLVEIAMMLMLPLLGVALAVPPKRSNSSLGIFVGIVLVVTYHKINQYAEDAGAQGRMQPELALWLPFIALVILILWMYHVLAHRPGGQPIGALEAIFTKVGKTVRKVTPKRKFKRIESTA
- a CDS encoding diacylglycerol/lipid kinase family protein, whose translation is MARPRIALISNPRSTGNLAQLPRIRAFCAEHPDIFHYEVEAASQIGDAMRTIARIEPAVLAINGGDGTVQAVLTELHNGGYFGTAAPPVAVLPSGKTNLIALDLGARGDPVEALDKLLGIARADMSPYLVARELISLSGGETGITPVIGMFLGGAGLADIMLYCRERVYPLGLPNSISHFITAIAVVVRQLFGLRASFLPPEPEMMSIQVRREGAITARFSFMFVTTLERLLLSHEVGSGGSGPLKFVAVEQKPFTLLRAFLASLVGDLGWTKLDGVHVEEADEIAIEGDASKVILDGETFRAGVGKPILLRPAQPLSFVRLAA
- the spt gene encoding serine palmitoyltransferase, encoding MSDLFSKFDPLIETREQLLSTGLTDPFGLVMEKVISPTVAICNGRETILLGTYNYMGMTFDPDVVEAGKQALDEYGSGTTGSRVLNGTYAGHKAVEQALMDFYAMDHAMVFSTGYQANLGIISTVAGKDDYIILDIDSHASIYDGCALGNAQIVPFRHNDIGALEKRLQRVPPGAGKLVVLEGVYSMLGDIAPLKEMVAVSKAHGAMVLVDEAHSMGFIGEHGRGVAEAQGVMDDVDFIVGTFSKSVGTVGGFCVSNHPKFEILRLVCRPYVFTASLPPSVVATAATSIRKLMHGSNKRAHLWENSKKLHAGLKALGFTLGTDEPQSAILAVIMPDLERGAAMWEALLHEGLYVNLARPPATPAGMTLLRCSLCAEHSSEQVDEILGMFEAAGRKTGVIG
- a CDS encoding acyl carrier protein codes for the protein MTDRAETEAKVKALIEPFNKKGIAVSDATRFAQDLEWDSLTVLDFVANIEDEFDILITMNQQAEIETVGQLVEAVGKLKAA
- a CDS encoding GrpB family protein, translated to MALETGDGSEHEMTMLPPYAVRLLPHDPQWAEQASVEAARILKAIWPAIIEMHHVGSTAIPGIAAKPIIDLVGVTPDLEKIEASRSAIEALGYAWHGEYGLEGRRFCTLSDPDSGLRRFHLHCYADGDHSIRRHIAFRDYLRARPEMAEAYQRMKESCAAKHPDDSNAYTICKDTWIKKTEAEALKYY
- a CDS encoding ATP-binding protein, giving the protein MTPAEEPRFDWRRGGAAAVALFATLVLLGMVVLVAITNSARDKALQAERHAYDVALLTRTADASIARAEAAVGRFALDQNAAISGSRYYAQWRLAGQQISQLERSVSTDAAQRRRVEELKQLFNERGQQFSDVARYSSARQKDYGLRYYYSISLKQGELADTGTRLRAKLVEIAEAERGALSQKIEESQFFSAEADRLTDYLSWLGVIVGLFAIFMGYIAVQALRQNVTARREAENEAERAQVLEQAVRERTQELWEANQALKAEAIERQAAEAQLRQVQKMEAVGQLTGGIAHDFNNMLAVVVGGIDLARRRLDGPRREVMAHLTNAMEGATRAAALTRRLLSFARSEPLLPERLDASILLAGMNELLDRTLGERIKVTTKLAEDAWPVFVDPHQLENAILNLAVNARDAMDGTGKLTIRTHNRKLQANAVGDIRAGEYLVIQVKDTGCGMTAEVRERAFEPFFTTKAVGKGTGLGLSQIFGFAHQSGGEVGIESEVGKGTTVSIYLPRTEAQASNVRTHPAMQAKAEEDMTVPGARLLLVEDDPRVRTATVGALEDLGYEPIACSSGAEALALFDSMEFDLVISDVIMPEMTGPEMVRELKSRRSDVAVLFVTGYVGEGDGDELVGYDLLRKPFTVSTLASAVAGAIARRPTESRPIGGAAAAG